Genomic segment of Dromiciops gliroides isolate mDroGli1 chromosome 3, mDroGli1.pri, whole genome shotgun sequence:
tgtcacctagctttcttgtgggtaataataataacagcatttccTCTCTCCAAAGAAATTTAGGCTTTACAAAGATTTGTGGTTTACCTCACCTTGTGAGGTCAGTAGTGCAACCttccacttttcagatgaagaaactgaggcttggggtgggggaagggatctGGTGAGTTTTTCTATCCTTGGGGGGCGGGAACGAGTCATTGTTTTAGGATTATAGAtattagaagttatctagtcaaacctcttcattttacaaagaaggaaactgaggtcccgaGGGGGAAGTCATCTAAGGaataaatggcagagtcaggatttgaacccaggtcttcttgactctaaattcCGATCTCTTTCACATTTTGGTCAATAGGCTTTGTTAGGCCCTCAACTGTACCTAGTGTCTGACCCTGGACTGGACTATATAATAAGTAGGGTAGTCTAAGCCAGACAAAGCTTCTATATGTGAAGGGCAGGTGTGCCTCATTTTACACAATAGGTAAGTTCCCtaaacttattttgaatttctatAAACGGTCATTGTAAAAGTAATCAAATTAATTTCTAGAAGAAATCctatagtaaatattttaaagtgaacAATCATATTGTCCCCCATTTCTCTTTATCAGAATTTTCATCATTTTGGCTTGCTTTATTTAAGTAAGGCCTACCAGTGTCAGGCATCCCCTGCCCTCTTCCCTGAGCCTGGCCCAGGAGAGTTGTCTCTCCTCTAGTTGAGGGCACTGAGCTCAGATATCTAATAAAAgtacaaacaggggcagctagatggagcaatggatagagcgctgaccctggagtcaggagtacctgagttcaaatccggcctcagacacttaacacttactagctgtgtgaccctgggcaagtcacttaacccccattgcctcacttaaaaaaaaaaaaagtacaaacagcTCACACTAATTTGGGGCTTCgaggttacaaagcactttcatcataactgagtgaagtaagcaggaaTATTACTATCTCcatattagagatgaggaagctgaggttcaaAGAGGGTAAATGTTAGAGTTAGAATCTTAAGCCAGATCTCCTGGCTCCATGTCCTTTCCCTCCACTGAGCTGCCGCTCTCGCCCCATTTcggaaagaacagaaaaattcCCTCCAAGCACCCGGCCTGGGAACCCACCCCACTGCTTGACCCAACCCTATCCCTTCCCCGGTCAATTCCCATCTTGTCTCCCCGCAGGGGCAGCCGAAGTTACCGAGGGACAATGAACTGGGGGGTCTTCGAGGGACTGCTGAGCGGCGTCAACCAGTATTCTACAGCTTTCGGCCGGATCTGGCTGTCCATGGTCTTCATCTTCCGCGTGCTGGTCTACCTGGTGGCTGCGGAGAAGGTTTGGAGTGACGACCAAAAGGACTTCGACTGCAACACGCGCCAGCCCGGCTGTGCCAACGTCTGCTACGACCAATTCTTCCCCGTCTCCCACATCCGCCTTTGGGCCCTGCAGCTCATCCTGGTCACATGCCCCTCGCTGCTCGTCCTCATGCATGTGGCCTACCGGGAGGCCCGGGAGCAGAAACACCTGCAGCAGGTGGGCCAAGGCGGCGGCCGCCTCTACCCAAACCCAGGTAAGAAGCGCGGAGGGCTCTGGTGGACCTACGTCTTCAGTCTGGTCTTCAAGGCCGCCGTGGACTCCGCCTTCCTCTACGTGTTCTACCGCATCTACCGGAACTACATGCTCCCGCACGTGGTCCTTTGCAAAGAGGACCCCTGCCCCCATATCGTGGACTGCTTCATCACCAAGCCCACGGAAAAGAACATTTTCACGCTCTTCATGGTGACTACCGCCTTCATCTGCATCTTGCTCAACTTGATAGAATTGGGTTACTTGGTCAGCAAGAGGTGCTGGGAGTGCCGGCGGGACAGAAGAAAGGATACCAAGAAGGACCTGCTGTCCGGGGGTGACCTCATCTTCCTGGGCACGGACAGCAAGCCACCCCTCCTGCCCTTTTCTCCCGATTCCCCCCGAGACCAGGTGAAGAAAACCGTGGTATAAAGCGCTGCCTCGACAAGAAGGCCACGTGCCCCGGTGGGCACCATTCAGCACTGGGCGCAGAATCAAAAGGCCAAGGCACTGAGAGAAGCCCAAGGATCAGACTGGTGTGGAGCCAAGGGGCCCCGTTTGGGTGCCTTTGAGTGGGGAGACCCTCACCGGTTCATCTAGTTCTAAGAAAAGCTGCACCTAGTCAGTCCCTCCAGTAAAGGAGGCATcacagattgggggggggggcgattcTGTAAGTCTTCCTATCAGGAAGTCCTTTTTTGGCGGGGGAGGGTCAAACCTCCATCCTATCGCAGTGTTAGCCTATGGAGTTACTTCCAAAGGAAAACAGTAGTTGGGCCCACCCCGATTGGGACCGGACACAGGCACCAAGTGCTCCCACAGCCCTCACAGCCACATCGCCCAACCCATTATCTCCGCACAACAGAGCCCACCAAGGCTCCCACAACTTATTCCCAGAAGAGGGGGAAGTCAGACTCCAGTCTGGCCCCACTCCAGCCGGAGACATTCCCTTCCGCCTCCTAAAATGCCTTCTCTCCAGCGGTGCGGAGTGGATGCCTCAGTGCCttgcccttcccacccccaagctTCACCTGCCCCAGGGACAGTTAGTGCCCTGTCCTACCCCGCAGGTGCTGGCTGTTCTAGTGAATCATTGAAAAtcagagccggaagggacctGAAAGATAATGGAGCCCAACCCTAGTCTACAAcgtttctcctctccttcccccacccccacatgaACCCCGCAGACCTCCATAAGCTCGGTTAAAGGCACTGTGGGAAGATGAACCTTCTCAGAGCTGCGCTGCCCCCAGGCTTCTGGGTCACTGTGCTAGTTTCCTAGTAATGAGCGCtctgcttcttctccttcctAATGAAAACTgcttgaatttggaactcactttaaaaagaaaaaaaaagattgctattttttgtttgcatgtaattgagaacaaataaaataaaaattaaacattaaaaaaattttttaattgagaGCCAGATGCACTGATCCATTGAGAAGTGTTTGAAGGGAAAGGATAAGGCAGTGGGTTGACTTGCaggaatgaggaaatggaaggacATGAGCAAACCCAAGGACATAAGCAAACCCTCTATTGACAAACCTCCCTGGGAGGAAAAGAGGACTGAGCTGGAATCTGGACGTCCCACCTGGAGGGTAGCCACGAAATTCCAGAACTCGAGAGTCAGCAGGCTCTTTAGAGACCACCTGGTCCAAGCCCCTCactttaaggatgaggaaaatgagattcagATCCGAGAAGGGACTTGAGCAAGGGCATTCAGCAAGTTAGCATCAGAGTCAAGAccagaatccaggtcttttgattccaaatcaaaGGCTTATTCTACTGCCccttttatccttttctcttatACCCTGAAGCCCTTCCCTGAGCCTTCCAGGATTCTGACTGGAAGGATGGCCTTCTCCAGTCTCATCCTACTGCCACGATCGCTCATTCCCCTCACGTTGCTCAGCCCTTGATCCCCTTTCAAAACATCAAGACAGAAGTGGTTCTTAAAATGTAGAGTTTAGGAACCAAACAGGAAAAGGTGAAAGTGTTGTTGTCACCATGTTATGAAGGATGCCAAGTTGTGGGACCCCTGGGGACCCTAGTCTCCTCATAGGGTACGCTAAACTAAATTTGGCCTGATTCTCATGTGAGGCACCCCCAAAATCACTATCCTAATTGCAAGAGACAGTAATATTCTATATTATGTCTAGCAACTTCCTCAAGGCCACACAGATCACAAGCAAcacagggaggatttgaacccgggtccctAGATTCCAGAGTAGTGCTCTTTCCTCTCTACAACAGCATCTGCCACTTCTGAATCCATGTTTCCAGTGTCTAAAATGCAGCTACATTAGCCAAGTTCCACCCAGCTCCTGTTCCCATATTCCTCTCCACTAGGAAAATCTGTGAATTCCAATTCCCAGTAATGGCAATAACAATTGTAATCATAATAGTTCACATCTATGGATggttttaggtttacaaagcacttcccaCGCAGCAGTGGAGTAATGAAAGTGTTAGTATCCTTATATGTTgaatgaagaggaaactgaggctcagagatttgcccaaggtcataaactAATACACATCAGAATTGAAATGTCAGAATATTCTGACAGCTGCGCAATCCAAGAAAACGTGGGCCATTGGAATGCAGACACCAGGCAGTGATCTTGCTGAATTGACTTGAATTCCCCTCTACTGGCAGAGGCGCTTCCCTGCCCTGGGGGCCAAGGCAGTACCTATAGTTAACAGAAACTGATAGACTGAAAACCTACCCCGGCACCCCAGGAGGCCCACGGCATAGGGAAGTCCCCGCCCCTGCCTGCCTACCTGACAGAGCTGGGTGCAGGATCTGAGCGGAGCGGAGCCCCAGTGTTTGCTCTGTATCAGTGCCCATATTGCCTGCCCATCCACCCACTGGCTCGACAAGGTGTCTTGGCTCATTGGTCCTGGATGCTCCGCCCAGCCAGTGATGTGCCTGAGCAGGACAAAAGCTTGAGGGAGGCCCTTGGGCAGAGAGAGGAGACCTCAGGGGTGGTTCTCGCTCCGACAGCAGCTCCGGGTTTGGGCTCTGGCTCTGCGGGAAATGGGCCAGAGGACAGCCTGCTGGACCCAGAACAGGTGAGACAGCCCCACATGGGGAGGACAGACTCCGGAAGCCAAGGCCAGGGTGGAGGGAGGACTGGGACTAAGGGCTGGCAATAGGGAAGAAGGAGCTACCCAGAAGCAGGGGCAATGCGGGCATGAGGACAGGACCAGAGTAGGAGGATCTAGACAGGGGTAAACAGAGTAAACGTCTTACAGAGCTTGGGCTTGGACCACCAGAGGTCCGGGAGATACCTGGCTAAGATCAGTCCATTTAGCAATCAATGGAGAGCGAAAGGAGCTGGGTCTCAGGCCTTCCTCAGACATGCTTCCCATCCTTGGAGCAGAAGTCACCTTGACACATGCCTTCAGCTCCCACAGTTCACTCCTTCCTCATTCTCTGAGAATTCTAGGGATGGAATgagaacaaatattttttcagaacAAGGGACGCAGAATGTGGACCTAGGACCTGGGCAGAAATTTTTGCCTAGGCAATGAGCAAACTTGGTCAGATCTATCAAAAAAATCTTagtatttagagttggaaggaacctttaaaatcatctagtctaatcctcttgctttgtatatgaggaaactaaaatctGAAGGGGTGAGGTGATTTGCCTCAAGGAAATACTAGGCACAAGGGAGgctcttgagaaaaaaaaaaacagagtaatTGGGAGAGAAATGGAGGAGAGCACCTTCTCTCAAGGATACCCCCACCTCATCAGCAATTCCAGAGCTTAAATTCCCCAGTCCAGGTGCATTGTTGTTTCTCAGTTGTATcctactcttcttgaccccattggggattttcttggcaaagatactggagaggtttgtcttttccttctccatctcattttacagatgagaaaactgaggcaaacagggttaagtgatttgcccaggatcacacagctagtaagtgtcagaggctggatttgaacttaggactccaagctgggtgctctatccaactgTGTTACCTACCTACCTAGATAATGAAAAGGCGCAGTCATGGAAAACCCAGAAGTCCCTTCCTTTTGGCCTGGGATGCACTGGGGGAttgttgggggtgggagaaaaaagcAGTTTATTCTCATTGTTCATGTTCTTTGGGTCATACAGATGTTCTTAATTGTTTTATATGTCATAAAACACTTGACCAGggtagtgaagcctatggatcccttctcagaattatagtttttgttgtttttacaactcagaatttaagaaaatattaaatacaatatAGAGATTAATAgaagattaaaatgtcatttttctcatccaagttcttAAGTCCTATGAAATCTATCCATTGACCCCTCTAGGGGAGTctatggaccccaagttaagaacccttggaccAACGTGGATCTGTGTGCCTAGAGCCCTTACAGGAAAGGCAGTGGTATGGGAGTTCATCTTTGGGGAGATGTTAGGGGAGCAAGAACTGAttgtaaacatttactaaacccCTACCATGTGTCGGgtatactgtgctaagtgctgggtatacaaatgtgaaaaagaaagacagaccttGCCCCTCAGGGAGCTTTTGTTCTAATGAAGGTGACAGTATACAAAAGGGAAATcgaaaggggagggaagatttAAAGGAAAGGAATCTTCATAGCCATAAAAAGTGTCAAAGGGGCCTTTGCTCAGCCCCAAAGGAGGGAACATATACCATGGAACGTTCTTACTGTCTTTCTTTGTCAGCGGGGTGAGCTAAGAGGTTGAGAATTGAGATCGTTTTATTATCCCTGCATTTGGATTATCCAGGATATCATGCTAATTAGGAGTAGCGGGACTAAAGTGTGGCTCCGTCCATCTTAGGTGATTCGAGGGACAAGCATCTCCTGCAGCCTGTGTTGGTAACTCGGACAGCATGAACTGGGCGTTCCTCCAGGGCCTCCTGAGCGGGGTCAACAAGTATTCGACCATTCTTGGCCAAGTCTGGCTGTCGGTGGTACTGATATTTCGAGTACTGGTGTACGTGGTAGCAGCAGAGGAGGTGTGGGACGATGAACAGAAGGATTTTGACTGCAATACTCGACAGCCGGGTTGTGCCAACGTCTGCTACGACCACATCTTCCCCATCTCCCACATCCGCCTGTGGGCCCTGCAGCTCATCCTGGTCACATGCCCCTCGCTGCTCGTCGTCATGCACGTAGCCTATCGAGAGGAGCGGGAGCGGAGGCATCGGATGAAGCACGGCCCTCAGGCCAGGCCCCTCTACGGCAACCCGGGAAAGAAGCGAGGAGGTCTCTGGTGGACCTACCTACTGAGCCTGATATTCAAGGCTAGTGTAGATGCCGGCTTCCTGTACATTTTCCATCGCCTCTATAAGAATTATGACATGCCACGTGTGGTGCACTGCTCCGTGGACCCCTGCCCCAATGTGGTAGATTGTTTCATCTCTCGACCCACGGAGAAGAAGATATTTTCCTACTTTATGGTGGCCACGGCTGTTATCTGCATCCTGCTCAATCTGGGGGAGTTATCCTATCTGATCTGTAAGAGATGCCAGGAGCTCCTAGGACCACAGAACTCTAAGCATCGAAGGCATCAGAAGCGTGGCCACCACGGTCCCTTGGGGTCCCTGCAGGATGCCTGCCCCCCTTATGCTCCCTCCCAAGCTTTGTCACGAGGTGACCCCACCAAGGAGGCTACATTGCCTTGTTGAAGTCATTCATTCCAAGCAAGGATGGAAAGACAGGACAGTCATAGAAAAATACCTGGTTCAGTCAGAAGAACTGACTTCTTCTACACCTTAGTGGCTTTGAGCAAATCCCCTTTCTATTCCTAACTTTTATCATCTATATAaggagaaggttggattagattatatctaaggttccttccaactccaaaccTGTGCTCCTATGGTGTGATATTGACGTCATCACAATTATCATGGCAGGCAGGGATAGATGGACCAGAGACGGAGCTACTGCTCCTTCCTCTCCAATCAGCTTTGCCAGAGAGCCTTCACCTGAGAAAACATGATCTTAAATGAGCAGCAAACCCCCaggaggggcaggaggaggaaAGACAAACCTACCACCAGTAACAGAGTCCGTCCCTGGAAGGTTATAGGGCCAAATAACCAAAAATTTCAGTTTCTGTGTCTCCTTCCCCTTAGGAATTCTCCCCTCCATGTGTCCCATGGGGGAAGTTGCGGGGAGGAGAGGTCACCATAAGGATCACTTGAGCTGGATTGGGACCTCATGTGTCTACACACCTACAGAAAAAGAGAATCCTGAATAAAAGCATTTTTTGTATTTGCAAATACTAAGTCAatgatacttttttcattttttcatttatttcatctatttagaatttttctccaattacatgtaaaaacaattttaatgtccatttttaaaactttatgttccaaattttcttcctccctccccacccccccttaagaacacaaacaattcgatatgttatacatgtgtagtcatgtaaacaAGTCAATAACACTTAAAGCAATTCACCCCTCCCCCTAGCCTTAAACTCCTGGGGCTGTGGgatagagggaaggggagaggatgaGGTGGGGGTAACTTCGTACAGTTAAAGTTGTCCACTTCTGGactgggctgccttgggaagcaATAGACTCTTGCACAAACACACACTGGAtctcttcaagcagagactggattgGGAACTGCTTGCCAGGAAAGGGACTCCTAAGCAGACTTGCTTTGGACTAGATTGTCTCTgagctccttccagctctgagcttCTACAGAAGAAATGTCATCCCTTTTCCACTCCAGTTTTGGAGAGAGTCTGGATGGTGTCATGGCCCTGCAGTGGTCAGCTCAAAGCTCCCCTTTGGACCAAGGTGTGCCCTTCTCAGACCAGCAAAGAACAGAGAAGGTTGAGGTTATCCCATCAGCTAGGGCACAAGTCCCCAATGGCTTCCTATGCTTTGGTCAGAGATTTGGTCAGAGTTTAAAGAGAAGAGAACGTGGAAAAGACAAGGCAGACAGACAGCCACACCCATAACCCCTTCCTTCTACCCAGCTCACTACCCATTACAGGCTGGGACTTGCCTCATTGCAGATGACTAAGCCTTGATATGGAAAGGGACacttggggaaagagagaggtagaagaagaaggaagaggaggaagaggagcaggtCACATCCTGAGATCAGAGAACTAGGGATCGCctgggatttgtttttttttttctacagtgGGAGTGGGGTAGGAAGGGAGGTGGCAGGGAACGAGGAATAAGGATAGAGTTCTCAAAAAATGAGAACAGAAGGAATCAGGAACAAACAGGACAGGTTTGAAAGTTACATATTGgatttattatatcatttaaaagaaaggcaagctCTACATAATAGAAATGAGCTTTTTATGTACAACCTTTTTCTATTCTACAATGTATgtgaaaaatattcattttgtttggtgtttgttaaatttataattatttaaaaataaaatggagattttaaaaaagaagaaatggttcCTTTGTCCAAGGACAGCGGTCCTGGAGTGGGGTGGAGGAAAGGAGTGGAAGGGGCATAGGGAAAGGCAGTTTGGGGAACAGATCAGTGGGACCAGACATCTAATGATTTGACCGGAATTGAGCTGCTCGCACCCCAGACAATTAGCATTGCTGGTCCCTAGCCTGAGAAACCCCTTGTGGACAAAATCTCAGTCGGAAAGAACCTCAAAGGACATCTAGTCTGATtaatacctgaaaaggaatcCCCCCTCATTCCAATTATAAAAAGTTCTCATGTTTTCCCCTTAAAATGTCTCCAAATCTTTACTACCACCACCCTCCCCCATCTGGTAATTATACCATCATCAGGAACTCACATTTATAATGTTTTACCATTTATAAGGGGCTTTCCTTTGAGAACAACTGGCAAGGCAGGTAATACAAGTAAGcagtgttatccccattttaaatatgatgaaactgaggctccaagaatcCAAGGGGCCTGCCCATGGATGTGCCTGGAGTGAGAGTCACTGGGCCTCTTATTAAAGAAAGGAGGGACTGTCCCCATCATATGCCCCTTCTCCCCCTTGAAAAGCTGGGGAATGCCTCCGCTGGAATCCTGGGCTGTTCCCTGCCCACACCCTTGGAAGCCCAGGGTAGATGGCtccttttatttaaaaggaaaaaaatttatattgatg
This window contains:
- the GJB4 gene encoding gap junction beta-4 protein — encoded protein: MNWAFLQGLLSGVNKYSTILGQVWLSVVLIFRVLVYVVAAEEVWDDEQKDFDCNTRQPGCANVCYDHIFPISHIRLWALQLILVTCPSLLVVMHVAYREERERRHRMKHGPQARPLYGNPGKKRGGLWWTYLLSLIFKASVDAGFLYIFHRLYKNYDMPRVVHCSVDPCPNVVDCFISRPTEKKIFSYFMVATAVICILLNLGELSYLICKRCQELLGPQNSKHRRHQKRGHHGPLGSLQDACPPYAPSQALSRGDPTKEATLPC
- the GJB5 gene encoding gap junction beta-5 protein translates to MNWGVFEGLLSGVNQYSTAFGRIWLSMVFIFRVLVYLVAAEKVWSDDQKDFDCNTRQPGCANVCYDQFFPVSHIRLWALQLILVTCPSLLVLMHVAYREAREQKHLQQVGQGGGRLYPNPGKKRGGLWWTYVFSLVFKAAVDSAFLYVFYRIYRNYMLPHVVLCKEDPCPHIVDCFITKPTEKNIFTLFMVTTAFICILLNLIELGYLVSKRCWECRRDRRKDTKKDLLSGGDLIFLGTDSKPPLLPFSPDSPRDQVKKTVV